The genomic segment TCACTCCAATACCGGGCAATACGCACGGTAGCATCCATCTCAGCCTCGGCGTCGGCCTTGGATTGCTTCTTAGGCTGAGCTGCAGCAGGAGCAGCTGCAGCCTTCTCAGCCTTCTGAGCGGCCCTTTGTCGTTCCTTTTGCCTCCGCTTGAGCTCACTGGTTGTTTCAGCTTGACAGACCTGTCTCCAGGACGGTGGCTGACTCACGACTTGGAGATCATTTCTCCGGTAACTTCATCCTTGTGCAAGTTGGCCTCAACGGCAGGGGCAGACATTGAGAGCGTTTTTCTGAGCGGTATTTGGGGTCTAAATATAGGGGCGTATGTAGCTGCCTGTCTCGTATAGGTGGCTGTGCGGATTACGGCTCTAAGCATGCACAATCTGGAAGATATCAGATATCAAGAATTCCAACAACATTTACGATCGAGTTAAATAAAGATGGGCGAAATTATGACTGACGTGGAAATTTCGCGGAAGGTCTGATACTTGGAAAAGTCGGAGAGCCTCCTCGAAAGATGTTAGTTATCCGGATGGCAATACTCTGTTTCTCAGTTAATACATACAAATACAATGCTTGGAAACCCTGTCAGGAATTTCTTGAATAGCACAACAAGGCTTATCAACCCCGCCACATCATTCTCTTATCGTGCTGTCTCAACCGCCGTGCACTTAGGCGACTTGACTCCCGCAAAGGGCTCAACAAAGACTGTTTGTCTTCACGATTCTTCGGTCGGTGTATCAGGATACTGATCAATATATGCAGGATACGCGATATGGTAGGGGTCCTGGAAGTCAAAAGGGTGGTACATCTGGACGGGGTCATAAGGGTCAAAAAGCTAGGAATGGCAAGGGCGTGAGATTGGGTTTCGAGGGTGGTCAGACTCCGCTGTACAGAAAGATTCCCAAGAGAGGTTTCATCAACTTGTTTGTCTAATATATATTCAAAATTCTATATGGGTAGTAGCTAATATACTGGTAGCACATCTAAGACCTACGCACCTCTTTCCATTGCTACTCTTCAATCATGGATCGCACAATCCCGTATTTCTGCCGATGAGGTTATAACAGTCGGCACCGTCGTCCGATCCAATGCTATCCATGGTCTCTCCCACCTCTCCGGAGTCAAGCTCCTTGGTGATGCTGATCCCACTCTTCCGCTTCCTCCCTTGAAACTTGAACTGTCAAGGTACTCCAAGAGCGCAGCTCAAACGATCATCAACGCTGGTGGTGAGGTGAAGGCTGTCTACCATAACAACTTGAGTTTGAGAAAGGAGTGGTACCCCGAGAAGTTTATGGATAAGGAGATTAAGAGTGCCAAGCCTACAAGGAAGAATGATATCTGTAAGCTTTTCTTAAATCTCCGGCTTTCTTTTCTCGCTCGCTGACGCTTTTCGGCTATAAGTATATTACACTAACCCCGCTAAATATGGTTACCTCGCCGAGGAAGTCAAGACTCCTGCTCGAAAGATGACTCCTGAAGAATGGAGCAAAGTGGAGTCTGCGTAAACATTTGTAGATGTAGACAATCTTGCATGTATGCTCAGTATCTCGTATCGCGTCCCCTGTCGCCTCGTCTGGTGTAACCTTCGCGGTCGTGATCCCAATCCCTATCGTCTCTTCGGCTGTATGCCCTATCCCGATCCCTAGCATCCCTTCTATAGTCATCATCTTGTCCTCGATCATCCTCCCGTCGGTAACTGGGTTTTCCTTCACGCCCCCTTTCTCGACCAGAGTCTGTGTCGCCCTTCCCGGTACTTCGTTTGTAATGGCTTCCC from the Cryptococcus decagattii chromosome 4, complete sequence genome contains:
- a CDS encoding ribosomal protein L15, whose protein sequence is MLGNPVRNFLNSTTRLINPATSFSYRAVSTAVHLGDLTPAKGSTKTDTRYGRGPGSQKGGTSGRGHKGQKARNGKGVRLGFEGGQTPLYRKIPKRGFINFTSKTYAPLSIATLQSWIAQSRISADEVITVGTVVRSNAIHGLSHLSGVKLLGDADPTLPLPPLKLELSRYSKSAAQTIINAGGEVKAVYHNNLSLRKEWYPEKFMDKEIKSAKPTRKNDILYYTNPAKYGYLAEEVKTPARKMTPEEWSKVESA